In Ovis canadensis isolate MfBH-ARS-UI-01 breed Bighorn chromosome 3, ARS-UI_OviCan_v2, whole genome shotgun sequence, one DNA window encodes the following:
- the FAM163B gene encoding protein FAM163B, protein MTAGTVVITGGILATVILLCIIAVLCYCRLQYYCCKKDESEEDEEEPDFAVHSSLPPLHSNRNLVLSNGPALCPAAAFSQRSPSARALCRSCSRSEPPAFFLQEPEDEGVSNGGERVAYRSISQEDVGPPPGGFGGLQALNPNRLSAMREAFSRSRSVSTDV, encoded by the exons ATGACAGCCGGGACGGTGGTCATCACCGGGGGCATCTTGGCGACTGTGATTCTGCTCTGCATTATTGCGGTTCTGTGCTACTGCCGGCTCCAG TACTACTGCTGTAAGAAGGACGAGtcggaggaggacgaggaggagccGGACTTCGCTGTGCACTCGAGCCTGCCGCCGCTGCACTCCAACCGGAACCTGGTGCTGAGCAACGGGCCGGCGCTCTGCCCAGCCGCCGCCTTCAGCCAGAGGTCCCCATCAGCCCGCGCCCTCTGCCGCAGCTGCTCCCGCTCCGAGCCGCCCGCCTTCTTCCTGCAGGAGCCGGAGGACGAGGGCGTCAGCAACGGTGGGGAGCGCGTGGCCTACAGGAGCATCAGCCAGGAGGACGTGGGGCCGCCGCCCGGGGGCTTTGGAGGGCTGCAGGCGCTCAACCCCAACCGCCTGTCGGCCATGCGAGAGGCCTTCTCCCGCAGCCGCAGCGTCAGCACCGACGTCTGA